The following are encoded in a window of Ricinus communis isolate WT05 ecotype wild-type chromosome 4, ASM1957865v1, whole genome shotgun sequence genomic DNA:
- the LOC8266341 gene encoding uncharacterized protein LOC8266341: MDGRGGCCIARYGGGGGEGSAGYDMSTIDRIMLKFRPIAPKPANTFSSSPEIDEVGSRSSRGKRRCNKTNGNNTNNKRCKNGNNNRKKKVLSEEKVGTAVVTLPLLPETPDLLSPKQGKSGPTWLSFGSNNGNGTHHGTMLFGMSVDHQNVVTHPQIMRVVMGSCVTVECITDTWVNLDGLGRTDEEKRMNLERDTCPGFISDGFGRVTWTNEAYKKMAGQGEDWRRGEVVVWLVMKDKVTVMEAERVGNNRAWTCKVRVQNQSTCRNVKERRSITVPCDVWRMDSGGFAWRLDVKAALSLGW; this comes from the coding sequence atggaTGGTAGAGGAGGTTGCTGCATAGCTAGATACGGTGGAGGAGGAGGTGAAGGTAGCGCTGGTTATGATATGTCAACAATAGATCGTATAATGCTAAAATTCCGGCCGATCGCGCCTAAACCGGCAAACACCTTTTCATCTTCACCAGAGATAGATGAGGTTGGTTCCAGGTCAAGCAGAGGCAAGAGAAGATGCAACAAAACAAACGGTAACAATACCAACAATAAGAGGTGTAAAAATGGTAACaataataggaaaaaaaaggTTCTGAGCGAGGAGAAAGTAGGTACGGCGGTGGTGACACTGCCTCTGTTGCCGGAGACACCTGACTTACTATCACCAAAGCAAGGAAAGAGCGGGCCTACATGGCTTAGTTTTGGCAGCAATAATGGAAATGGTACTCATCATGGTACGATGTTGTTTGGCATGTCAGTAGATCACCAGAACGTGGTGACCCATCCTCAGATCATGAGAGTGGTTATGGGATCATGCGTAACGGTGGAATGTATAACGGACACGTGGGTGAATTTGGACGGATTAGGGCGTACAGATGAAGAAAAGAGGATGAATCTGGAGAGAGATACGTGTCCTGGGTTTATATCAGATGGTTTTGGAAGGGTGACGTGGACGAACGAAGCGTACAAGAAGATGGCGGGCCAGGGAGAGGATTGGAGAAGAGGTGAGGTGGTGGTGTGGTTGGTGATGAAAGACAAAGTCACGGTGATGGAGGCGGAGAGGGTAGGGAATAACAGAGCGTGGACGTGTAAGGTGAGGGTGCAAAATCAGAGCACGTGTAGGAATGTTAAAGAGAGGAGATCGATAACAGTACCTTGTGACGTGTGGAGAATGGATAGCGGTGGGTTTGCATGGAGATTAGACGTCAAAGCTGCACTCTCTTTGGGCTggtaa